The proteins below are encoded in one region of Gemmatimonadaceae bacterium:
- a CDS encoding competence/damage-inducible protein A, with product MRLELVTIGDELLLGFTIDTNAAFLARTLSEIGAEIAWRTTVGDDPERIVQAVRNALDRTGAVITTGGLGPTADDRTRPAIARLFGRELRMDDALMERIKARFQKYGYTSMPASNSVQAMVPEGATILENPNGSAPGLWIEDERGRWVAMLPGVPHEMRSMATEVIVPMLTRRYSPNGAVVLSRTIRTTGIGESALAELLDEDGHDTVEGLPLAFLPGWEGVDLRLTAHDLPREQAVAALDRAEAKLRSHADRYVYGLDGANLAAVVLDACRARRWHIATAESCTGGMLGERITAIPGASDVYVGGVVAYEDRVKTSELGVPASVIREHGAVSEQVARAMATGVRSALGTEVGIGITGIAGPTGGTPDKPVGTVWIATDVSGDVRASGRRYLGDREDVRRRSTQAALDQVRRSAKGVS from the coding sequence ATGCGCCTCGAATTGGTCACCATCGGCGACGAACTGCTGCTCGGCTTCACCATCGACACCAACGCCGCGTTCCTGGCGCGGACGCTCTCGGAGATCGGCGCCGAAATCGCGTGGCGCACGACGGTGGGCGACGATCCCGAACGCATCGTGCAGGCGGTGCGCAATGCCTTGGACAGAACCGGCGCCGTCATCACCACCGGCGGACTGGGACCGACCGCCGATGACCGCACGCGACCAGCCATCGCCCGGCTCTTCGGTCGCGAGCTGCGCATGGACGACGCGTTGATGGAGCGCATCAAAGCGCGTTTCCAGAAGTACGGATACACGAGCATGCCCGCGTCCAACTCGGTCCAGGCGATGGTGCCCGAGGGGGCGACCATTCTCGAGAATCCCAACGGAAGCGCTCCCGGTCTCTGGATCGAGGACGAGCGGGGACGATGGGTCGCGATGCTGCCCGGTGTCCCGCACGAGATGCGCTCGATGGCCACCGAGGTCATCGTCCCGATGCTCACGAGGCGCTATTCGCCCAACGGTGCCGTGGTCCTGTCGCGAACGATTCGCACGACGGGTATCGGCGAGTCCGCGCTGGCCGAATTGTTGGACGAAGACGGCCACGACACGGTCGAAGGGCTTCCGCTCGCGTTCTTGCCGGGTTGGGAAGGCGTCGACTTACGCCTTACGGCCCACGATCTCCCGCGAGAGCAGGCCGTGGCTGCGCTCGACCGCGCCGAAGCGAAACTTCGCTCGCACGCCGACCGATATGTGTACGGGCTCGACGGCGCCAACCTCGCGGCCGTGGTGCTCGATGCGTGTCGGGCGCGACGTTGGCACATCGCCACCGCCGAGAGCTGCACGGGGGGAATGTTGGGCGAACGGATCACGGCGATTCCGGGGGCGAGCGATGTGTACGTCGGCGGTGTGGTGGCCTACGAGGACCGCGTGAAGACCTCCGAGCTCGGCGTGCCCGCGTCGGTCATTCGCGAGCACGGTGCAGTGAGCGAGCAGGTGGCGCGGGCCATGGCCACGGGCGTCCGGTCGGCGCTCGGCACCGAGGTGGGCATTGGCATTACGGGGATCGCAGGACCGACAGGTGGAACGCCGGACAAACCGGTCGGGACGGTATGGATCGCGACCGATGTGAGCGGTGACGTGCGCGCATCGGGCCGCAGATATCTCGGCGATCGCGAAGATGTCCGACGCCGGAGTACGCAGGCAGCGCTCGATCAGGTTCGGCGCTCGGCGAAGGGAGTGAGTTGA
- a CDS encoding CDP-alcohol phosphatidyltransferase family protein: MNLPNALTLSRIIATPLIFLLPFADRWELKLAGFVVYVIAAVSDYWDGQLARTRNLVTDLGKLLDPLADKALLLGTLVPIYLLQAGHGTLLSMRFVTPWGDAGLPLWVLVVVLGRELFMTVFRQAAARRGTVIAAIGPAKWKTGFQCVWVGSAYFWFAARTAAFRYQWDSDVWRAFANFNGVVGVVTMTVAVLLTIYSLGLYLRRYGRVFA; this comes from the coding sequence ATGAACCTGCCTAACGCGCTGACGCTGAGCCGCATCATCGCGACGCCGCTCATCTTTCTGCTGCCGTTCGCCGACCGCTGGGAGCTCAAGCTGGCCGGCTTCGTCGTGTACGTGATCGCGGCCGTGAGCGACTACTGGGATGGCCAGCTCGCGCGCACCCGCAATCTGGTCACCGACCTCGGCAAGCTGCTCGATCCGCTCGCCGACAAAGCGCTGCTCCTCGGCACGCTCGTCCCCATCTATCTGCTGCAGGCGGGACACGGCACCCTCCTCTCGATGCGCTTCGTGACGCCGTGGGGCGACGCCGGCCTGCCGCTATGGGTCCTCGTGGTCGTGTTAGGCAGAGAGCTGTTCATGACGGTCTTCCGGCAGGCGGCCGCGCGCCGCGGCACCGTGATCGCGGCCATCGGCCCCGCCAAATGGAAAACCGGCTTCCAGTGTGTGTGGGTCGGATCCGCCTATTTCTGGTTCGCCGCCCGGACCGCCGCATTCCGCTACCAGTGGGATAGCGATGTGTGGCGGGCGTTCGCGAACTTCAACGGCGTCGTCGGCGTTGTGACGATGACGGTCGCGGTGCTGCTCACCATCTACTCGCTCGGCCTGTACCTGCGCCGGTACGGCCGCGTGTTCGCGTGA
- a CDS encoding GTPase domain-containing protein gives MSMINYASREINCKIVYYGPGLGGKTTNLEHVYGRVQPNTRGKLISLATETERTLFFDFLPVDLGTIRGFKTRFHLYTVPGQVYYNASRKLILKGVDGIVYVADSQLERMEANLEAMQNLYDNMQEYGYDLTTMPFVVQYNKRDLPNAAQVAELQSALNPGWEVRDAPKQRVTPDPYHAGENLIEQIPSGEWVERAPYFEAVAVTGEGVFDTLKAVSKLVLKTLA, from the coding sequence ATGTCGATGATCAACTACGCGTCACGCGAGATCAACTGCAAGATCGTGTATTACGGGCCGGGGTTGGGCGGGAAGACGACCAACCTCGAGCACGTGTACGGGCGGGTGCAGCCGAACACGCGCGGCAAGCTCATCTCGCTCGCGACCGAAACCGAGCGCACGCTGTTTTTCGATTTTCTGCCGGTGGATCTGGGCACGATTCGCGGCTTCAAGACCCGGTTCCACCTGTACACGGTACCCGGGCAGGTCTACTACAATGCGAGTCGCAAGCTCATCTTGAAGGGAGTCGACGGGATCGTGTACGTCGCCGATTCGCAGCTCGAGCGGATGGAAGCGAATCTGGAGGCGATGCAGAACCTGTACGACAACATGCAGGAGTACGGGTACGACTTGACCACGATGCCTTTCGTGGTGCAGTACAACAAGCGCGACCTGCCCAACGCGGCCCAGGTGGCTGAATTGCAGAGCGCGTTGAATCCGGGCTGGGAGGTGCGGGACGCGCCCAAGCAGCGGGTGACGCCCGATCCCTACCACGCCGGCGAGAACCTCATCGAGCAGATCCCGAGCGGCGAATGGGTGGAGCGCGCCCCATACTTCGAGGCAGTAGCGGTCACGGGCGAGGGCGTGTTCGACACCCTCAAGGCCGTGAGCAAGCTGGTGCTCAAGACGCTCGCCTAA
- a CDS encoding roadblock/LC7 domain-containing protein has protein sequence MPVGAASWSFTEDDYGAILRSLQQFLYDSNARSALLVDRSGQLVATVGEPPQFDPTAFATLTAADFSANDQLARLIGETEFNSLFHQGEQESMYLVDIARRVILVILFDNRTTLGLVRLKVKHAVEELTRLFAEMFQRGREQAGPPNILAGAEDEIDRLFQ, from the coding sequence ATGCCCGTCGGTGCCGCGAGTTGGTCGTTCACCGAAGATGATTACGGCGCGATCCTGAGATCGCTCCAGCAATTTCTCTACGACAGCAACGCACGGTCCGCACTGCTCGTCGACCGGTCGGGCCAGCTGGTCGCGACCGTTGGCGAGCCGCCCCAATTCGATCCCACCGCGTTTGCCACGTTGACCGCGGCCGATTTCAGCGCCAACGATCAGCTGGCGCGACTCATCGGCGAAACCGAATTCAATTCGTTGTTCCACCAGGGCGAGCAGGAGTCGATGTATCTGGTGGACATCGCGCGCCGGGTGATCCTTGTGATTCTGTTCGACAACAGAACCACGCTGGGCCTGGTGCGCCTCAAGGTAAAGCACGCCGTGGAGGAGCTCACCCGTCTGTTCGCCGAGATGTTCCAGCGGGGGCGGGAGCAAGCGGGTCCGCCTAACATCCTCGCCGGCGCCGAGGATGAAATCGACCGGCTGTTTCAATAG
- the recR gene encoding recombination mediator RecR, with product MSVIDDLAAELAKLPGIGRKTALRLTYHLLKQNPDQSRRLAAALEALVARVRRCSVCNNLTEQDPCALCADPRRDAGLLCVVEDASDIGAIERAGEFRGLYHVLGGRLSPLDGVGPEDLAVQSLVDRVSSGLVREVIVATNPSMEGEATALYVQRQLAGHVPTVSRIARGIPVGGDLEYADGVTIAQAISARREM from the coding sequence ATGTCGGTGATCGACGACCTCGCCGCGGAGCTCGCCAAGCTTCCCGGCATTGGGCGGAAGACTGCCCTGCGTCTCACATACCATCTGCTCAAGCAAAATCCGGATCAGAGCCGTCGTCTCGCGGCCGCGCTCGAGGCGCTCGTTGCTCGCGTCCGGCGATGCTCCGTGTGCAACAACCTCACCGAGCAGGATCCCTGCGCGCTCTGCGCGGATCCGCGGCGTGACGCTGGCCTTCTCTGCGTGGTCGAAGACGCGTCGGACATCGGCGCGATAGAGCGGGCGGGCGAGTTCCGTGGATTGTATCACGTGCTCGGCGGGCGCTTGTCGCCGTTGGACGGTGTTGGGCCGGAGGATCTGGCGGTTCAGTCGCTCGTGGACCGTGTGTCGTCCGGCCTGGTTCGGGAGGTCATTGTAGCGACGAACCCGAGCATGGAGGGCGAGGCGACGGCGCTGTACGTGCAGCGGCAGCTGGCGGGACATGTGCCCACGGTCTCGCGCATCGCGCGCGGCATTCCAGTGGGCGGGGACCTCGAGTACGCGGACGGGGTGACGATCGCACAGGCGATCAGTGCCCGGCGGGAGATGTGA
- a CDS encoding YbaB/EbfC family nucleoid-associated protein codes for MADFMNMLRQAQQVQGRLQELQQELENKTVTASSGGGMVTVTADGKGQVRAVKIDPTVVNPNDIEMLEDLVLSAVTEAQKKAAELAQEEMKRLTGGLSLPFKLPL; via the coding sequence ATGGCTGATTTCATGAACATGCTGCGCCAGGCGCAGCAGGTGCAGGGCCGTCTGCAGGAGCTCCAGCAGGAGCTCGAGAACAAGACCGTGACCGCGTCGAGCGGCGGCGGCATGGTCACCGTCACCGCGGACGGCAAGGGACAGGTGCGCGCGGTGAAGATCGACCCGACCGTCGTCAATCCGAACGACATCGAGATGCTGGAAGACCTCGTGCTCTCGGCCGTGACGGAGGCGCAGAAAAAGGCAGCCGAGTTGGCCCAGGAAGAAATGAAGCGTCTGACCGGAGGCCTGTCGCTGCCGTTCAAGCTGCCGTTGTAA
- a CDS encoding ABC transporter permease: MTPRSKPGRPPAWRRYLDFWGSDVAADVDEELQFHLDMRAAEYAARGLTADDARSRAGQRFGSVARARDACTEIDRRQARAERHAQVLAALRQDTTYALRVLRRQWLPALAAALCIAVGVSATTAIFSVADTLLLRPLPYPTGDRLVAISTKQIGSSSSTGVSSYLDYRDWRAAQHSFDDMAAIGETDVTMLHGEPRRVSASLVSASFFPTFGVTAELGRVFSENDDRPGAAPVMVVSDAFARQEFGEPSSALGQSVLLNGVARTIIGVIPDRWRFPSHGEAWLPLASGGYSGFTNGVDNPSSRGNRNLQVFGTLRRGVSLDGARRELAAVAARLRRGWPRSNAEMTTAVRPMRDEYVGEIRGSLYAVIGATLLVLLIACANVAALQLARAAARTREIAVRTAIGASRGRIVRQLLTESVVLSLGGGALGVVLAVWARELIRRAVAPSTPAWMTFDIDGRVLLFALAVSVLAGIAFGVAPALRLADTRAATALRNATVGGSRSGLQRGFVIAQVAISVMLVVSASLALESVRRVSRIPLGIDPDGVATFEITMQSARYDHPAARARLVAAVEAQLRAIPGVIDAGAADRMPIDGCCSQFPMVIDGRPVSEGHEPFVTGTIATPGYFATLHVRVLSGRTFTAGDDATAPRVMVINQTLANTYWPNGDALGHQVNTGIGEATIVGVVQDVKQATIFGAPEPQFFRPYAEDPWTRAVFAVRARGDLAQVAAAARRVVRSIDPTMPIFNVRTLQDVFDEATLTTRSLSKLLIAFAGIALVLAATGLYGLISFVVARRTRELGLRVALGAEPSRVARMVMVDACALAGIGVVLGVGGATLSAKWLASTLYGVSARESLVYVVAVLILGAAALAASYGPAKRASRADPMDALRAE; encoded by the coding sequence ATGACCCCCCGATCCAAGCCCGGCCGGCCGCCGGCGTGGCGCCGGTACCTCGACTTCTGGGGCTCCGACGTCGCCGCCGATGTCGACGAGGAATTGCAATTCCACCTCGACATGCGGGCCGCCGAATACGCGGCGCGCGGCCTAACGGCTGACGACGCCCGGTCCCGCGCCGGGCAGCGGTTCGGCAGCGTGGCGCGCGCGCGCGATGCCTGTACCGAAATCGATCGGCGACAGGCGCGCGCCGAGCGCCACGCGCAGGTGCTCGCTGCGCTCAGGCAGGACACCACGTATGCGCTGCGCGTCTTGCGCCGCCAGTGGCTGCCCGCGTTGGCCGCCGCGCTCTGCATCGCCGTGGGCGTGAGCGCGACCACCGCCATATTCAGCGTTGCCGACACGCTGCTGCTCCGGCCGCTGCCTTATCCGACTGGCGATCGGCTGGTGGCGATCAGCACCAAGCAGATCGGGTCGTCCTCGAGCACCGGCGTCAGCTCGTACCTCGACTATCGCGACTGGCGAGCGGCGCAGCACTCGTTCGACGACATGGCGGCCATCGGCGAGACGGACGTCACCATGCTGCACGGCGAGCCGCGGCGCGTGTCGGCATCGTTAGTCAGCGCCAGTTTCTTCCCGACCTTCGGCGTCACCGCCGAGCTCGGCCGCGTGTTCAGCGAGAACGATGACCGACCGGGCGCGGCGCCGGTGATGGTCGTGTCCGATGCGTTTGCGCGCCAGGAGTTCGGCGAGCCGTCGTCCGCGCTCGGCCAGAGCGTGCTGCTGAACGGGGTCGCGCGCACGATCATCGGCGTGATTCCGGATCGGTGGCGATTTCCGTCGCACGGCGAGGCGTGGCTCCCGCTCGCCAGCGGCGGCTACAGCGGATTCACCAACGGCGTGGACAATCCGTCATCGCGCGGGAATCGGAATCTGCAGGTGTTCGGCACGTTGCGTCGCGGCGTTTCGCTCGACGGAGCACGGCGCGAGCTGGCCGCGGTCGCGGCGCGCCTGCGGCGCGGCTGGCCCCGCTCCAATGCGGAGATGACGACGGCGGTGAGGCCGATGCGCGACGAGTACGTCGGCGAGATTCGAGGCAGTCTCTACGCCGTCATCGGCGCGACGCTGCTCGTCCTGCTCATCGCGTGCGCCAACGTCGCCGCGCTCCAACTCGCCCGCGCGGCGGCGCGGACCCGCGAGATCGCCGTCCGCACGGCGATCGGCGCGAGCCGCGGTCGCATCGTCCGTCAACTGCTCACGGAGAGCGTCGTCTTGTCGCTCGGCGGCGGCGCGTTAGGCGTGGTGCTCGCCGTCTGGGCGCGCGAGCTCATTCGCCGCGCCGTCGCGCCGTCCACGCCGGCCTGGATGACGTTCGACATTGACGGGCGCGTGCTGCTCTTCGCGCTCGCCGTGTCCGTCCTGGCCGGCATCGCGTTCGGCGTCGCCCCCGCGCTGCGGCTGGCCGACACTCGCGCCGCCACGGCGCTCCGCAACGCGACGGTCGGCGGATCGCGCTCCGGACTGCAGCGGGGGTTCGTGATCGCCCAGGTCGCGATTTCGGTCATGCTCGTGGTGAGCGCGTCGCTGGCGCTGGAAAGCGTGCGGCGCGTGAGCCGCATTCCGTTAGGCATCGATCCCGACGGCGTCGCCACCTTCGAAATCACCATGCAGAGCGCACGCTACGACCACCCCGCCGCCCGGGCACGGCTGGTGGCCGCGGTCGAAGCGCAGCTGCGCGCCATCCCCGGCGTGATCGACGCCGGCGCCGCCGACCGCATGCCGATCGACGGATGCTGCTCGCAGTTTCCCATGGTCATCGACGGCCGGCCCGTGAGCGAGGGACACGAGCCGTTCGTGACCGGCACGATCGCCACGCCGGGATACTTCGCGACGCTGCACGTGCGGGTTCTCTCCGGGCGCACCTTCACCGCGGGCGACGATGCGACCGCGCCGCGCGTGATGGTGATCAACCAGACCCTCGCCAACACGTATTGGCCTAACGGCGACGCGCTCGGCCACCAGGTCAACACCGGCATCGGTGAGGCGACCATCGTCGGTGTCGTGCAGGACGTGAAGCAGGCCACGATTTTCGGCGCGCCGGAGCCGCAATTCTTCCGGCCTTACGCTGAAGATCCCTGGACGCGCGCAGTGTTCGCCGTCCGCGCGCGCGGCGATCTTGCGCAGGTAGCGGCGGCCGCGCGCCGTGTGGTTCGTTCGATCGACCCGACGATGCCCATCTTCAACGTCAGGACGCTGCAGGACGTGTTCGACGAAGCGACGCTCACGACGCGCTCGCTGAGCAAGCTGCTCATCGCGTTCGCCGGCATCGCGCTCGTGCTGGCTGCGACCGGGCTCTACGGGTTGATCTCATTCGTCGTTGCGCGCCGCACGCGCGAGCTGGGACTCCGTGTCGCGCTCGGCGCCGAGCCATCGCGCGTCGCGCGAATGGTCATGGTCGACGCATGCGCCCTCGCAGGAATCGGTGTCGTCCTCGGCGTGGGCGGTGCGACGCTCTCCGCGAAATGGCTCGCCTCCACGCTGTACGGCGTGAGCGCGCGCGAGTCGCTGGTGTACGTGGTGGCGGTGCTCATCCTTGGCGCCGCGGCACTCGCCGCGAGTTATGGTCCGGCGAAACGCGCGAGTCGTGCCGACCCGATGGACGCCCTGCGCGCCGAGTGA
- a CDS encoding PadR family transcriptional regulator translates to MTQANVEVLRGTLDLLILKAVSWGPTHGYGVARWIEQATDDVLRIEEGSLYPALHRLQSRGWIDAEWGTSDNNRRARFYTLTAKGRAQLRLESATWTRFAYAVFAALEAPPRPA, encoded by the coding sequence ATGACACAAGCCAACGTTGAAGTTCTGCGCGGAACGCTGGACCTGCTGATCCTCAAGGCGGTGAGCTGGGGTCCCACCCACGGCTACGGTGTCGCCCGCTGGATCGAGCAGGCCACCGACGACGTCCTCCGGATCGAAGAGGGCTCGCTCTATCCCGCACTCCACCGGCTGCAGTCCCGCGGATGGATCGACGCCGAATGGGGCACCTCCGACAACAACCGGCGCGCGCGCTTCTACACCCTCACGGCCAAGGGCAGGGCGCAGCTCCGACTGGAGTCCGCCACCTGGACGCGGTTTGCCTACGCGGTGTTCGCCGCGTTGGAAGCGCCGCCGCGCCCGGCGTGA
- the dnaX gene encoding DNA polymerase III subunit gamma/tau has protein sequence MYLSLARKYRPRTFADVAVQTHVSNTLRGAIARGRVAHGYLLCGPRGVGKTTLARVLAMALNCENRSPEGEPCGECASCTRIWGGSASLDVIEIDAASNRGVDDARELRERAMYAPSGDERYKVYIVDEAHMLTREAWNALLKILEEPPPRVVFVFATTEPQKITQTAAPVMSRLQRFDFKRIGTADVRARLASVLAAEGIEAEPDALMLLARAADGSMRDALSLADQSLSLGDGTLTAQRVRDALGLVPEDEVLGVLDIVAERRAADVFPAVARLADAGADLGLFLAAFAEALRAALAMSLGGDGGDLSETLRDGLSARTSRFTPGDLVRMLTALTDLEPKFRRSGQQQILLETLLVRFALLDRTVAIEDLLREMGPGGASGDDGTPAPRAPSGPRSAPLGDAPPPRDRGGAAPPAAAPPKAALADAPARAPEPRPDPPAAAPPAAARPSAPASRDRAGVTLDRLTEHWDDIVSRLRAEGRMALAGAVEHARPVSVSAAGEIALELESAGEVFQQPLASNAPDVLSVIGALLDGATRLTVRLADQGPDELPSARRFTEESVRRDRLSMLRKKDPTLDAAVETLDLELME, from the coding sequence ATGTATCTCTCACTCGCGCGCAAATATCGTCCCCGCACGTTTGCTGACGTGGCGGTGCAGACGCACGTGTCGAACACGCTGCGCGGCGCGATCGCGCGCGGACGTGTGGCGCACGGGTACCTCTTGTGCGGCCCGCGCGGCGTCGGGAAGACCACGCTCGCGCGGGTGCTGGCGATGGCGCTCAATTGCGAGAATCGGTCGCCCGAGGGCGAGCCGTGCGGCGAGTGCGCATCGTGCACGCGCATCTGGGGCGGCTCGGCGAGTCTGGACGTGATCGAGATCGATGCGGCATCGAATCGCGGCGTCGATGACGCGCGCGAGCTGCGCGAGCGCGCGATGTACGCGCCGTCGGGCGACGAACGATACAAGGTCTACATCGTTGACGAAGCGCACATGCTGACGCGGGAGGCGTGGAACGCGCTGCTCAAGATTCTGGAAGAGCCGCCGCCGCGCGTCGTGTTCGTGTTCGCGACCACGGAGCCGCAGAAAATCACGCAGACCGCGGCGCCGGTGATGAGCCGGTTGCAGCGGTTCGACTTCAAGCGCATCGGGACGGCCGACGTGCGCGCGCGGTTGGCCAGCGTGCTCGCGGCTGAGGGCATCGAGGCGGAGCCGGACGCGCTGATGCTGCTGGCCCGCGCGGCGGACGGGTCGATGCGGGACGCGCTGAGCCTGGCCGACCAGTCGCTATCGTTAGGCGACGGCACGCTCACCGCGCAGCGCGTGCGCGATGCGTTAGGCCTGGTGCCGGAAGACGAGGTGCTGGGCGTGCTCGACATCGTGGCCGAGCGCCGGGCGGCGGACGTGTTCCCCGCGGTGGCGCGCCTGGCCGATGCCGGCGCCGATCTCGGACTCTTCCTCGCCGCGTTCGCCGAGGCGCTCCGGGCGGCGCTCGCCATGTCGTTGGGCGGGGATGGCGGCGACCTGTCGGAGACGCTGCGCGATGGGCTTTCGGCGCGCACATCGCGCTTCACGCCCGGCGATCTGGTGCGGATGCTGACCGCGCTCACCGACCTCGAGCCCAAGTTCCGGCGGAGCGGGCAGCAGCAGATTTTGCTCGAGACGCTGCTGGTGCGGTTCGCGCTGCTCGATCGGACGGTGGCGATCGAGGATCTGCTGCGCGAGATGGGGCCCGGCGGCGCGTCGGGGGACGACGGGACGCCGGCCCCGCGGGCCCCGTCGGGCCCGCGGTCCGCCCCGTTAGGCGACGCGCCGCCGCCGCGTGACCGCGGCGGCGCCGCGCCGCCGGCGGCCGCCCCGCCGAAGGCCGCGCTCGCCGACGCCCCGGCGCGTGCCCCAGAGCCGCGTCCCGACCCGCCGGCGGCCGCTCCGCCGGCCGCCGCCCGGCCCTCCGCGCCGGCATCGCGGGACCGGGCGGGGGTCACGCTCGACCGCCTAACTGAACACTGGGACGACATCGTGTCGCGGCTGCGCGCCGAGGGCCGCATGGCGCTCGCCGGTGCCGTCGAGCACGCCAGGCCGGTGTCCGTCTCGGCCGCCGGCGAGATCGCGCTCGAGCTCGAATCCGCCGGCGAGGTCTTTCAGCAACCCCTCGCCTCGAACGCGCCGGACGTGCTGTCGGTGATCGGCGCGCTGCTCGACGGCGCGACACGCCTAACGGTCCGCCTGGCGGATCAGGGGCCGGACGAGCTGCCGTCGGCGCGCCGGTTCACCGAAGAGAGCGTCCGCCGCGACCGGCTGTCGATGCTGCGCAAGAAAGATCCGACGCTCGATGCCGCCGTCGAGACGCTCGACCTGGAGCTCATGGAGTAG
- a CDS encoding GntG family PLP-dependent aldolase — translation MPIDLRSDTVTRPTAAMRQAIATAEIGDDVLDGDPTVRKLETRIASLLGKEAALFFPSGTMANQTGVWLLSRPGTEILLGTGSHVMMYEAAAAAALCGAQVRPVQGADLVMDAESLRAAIRPYTPYTMSASLVCIENTHNGAGGVITPLDEMRAIRDVAREHSLGVHLDGARLWNAHVASGTPLADFAACADTVMVSFSKGLGCPVGAALAGPAPLMREGWMVRKRFGGGMRQSGFLAAAVLYALDAHMERLADDHARARRFAKSVDGVEGMRVVPPDTNIVMIDLPPGCEASAVAERAATQDVLISAWTRTRLRAVFHMDVDDAGTEKAARVICGA, via the coding sequence ATGCCGATCGATCTTCGTAGCGATACCGTCACGCGTCCGACTGCTGCAATGCGGCAGGCGATCGCCACCGCCGAAATCGGCGATGATGTGCTGGACGGCGATCCCACCGTCAGAAAACTCGAGACGCGCATCGCCTCGTTGCTCGGGAAAGAGGCGGCGTTGTTTTTCCCGAGCGGCACCATGGCCAATCAAACCGGCGTGTGGCTGCTCTCGCGTCCCGGCACCGAGATTCTGCTCGGCACGGGGTCGCACGTGATGATGTACGAGGCCGCCGCGGCCGCCGCGCTGTGCGGCGCACAGGTGCGGCCGGTGCAGGGCGCCGACCTGGTGATGGACGCCGAGTCGCTGCGCGCGGCGATCAGGCCATACACGCCGTACACGATGTCGGCGAGCCTGGTGTGCATCGAGAACACGCACAACGGCGCGGGCGGTGTGATCACCCCGCTCGACGAGATGCGCGCCATTCGCGACGTGGCGCGCGAGCACTCGTTAGGCGTCCATCTCGACGGCGCGCGGCTGTGGAATGCGCACGTCGCGTCGGGCACGCCGCTGGCGGACTTCGCGGCCTGCGCCGACACCGTGATGGTCTCCTTTTCGAAGGGGCTCGGCTGCCCCGTTGGCGCGGCGCTCGCGGGGCCGGCGCCGCTCATGCGCGAGGGATGGATGGTGCGCAAGCGGTTCGGCGGCGGCATGCGGCAATCGGGGTTTCTTGCCGCCGCGGTGCTCTACGCACTCGACGCGCACATGGAGCGGCTGGCGGATGACCATGCGCGCGCGCGCCGGTTCGCGAAATCGGTGGACGGCGTGGAGGGCATGCGCGTCGTGCCGCCGGACACCAACATTGTGATGATCGACTTGCCGCCAGGGTGCGAGGCGAGCGCCGTCGCCGAGCGCGCGGCGACGCAGGACGTGTTGATTTCGGCGTGGACGCGCACGCGGTTGCGCGCCGTTTTTCACATGGACGTGGACGACGCGGGCACCGAAAAAGCGGCGAGAGTGATCTGCGGCGCGTAG
- a CDS encoding YihY/virulence factor BrkB family protein, producing the protein MPNQPVSLPRRFWAATKDYAKRIWDNAGEDNIFFLAGGIAFNILLAAVPFVLLLFSGLGYLLNQSEAQSAANLWRFIDQLLPPHSQNANSPIYKIINDVIRARRSVGIYSLIGFVWFSTRLFGTLRSVLADVFDIEHERSIIAGKVFDIEITVVSTILFVAYTAVNAYLRLATTHGVAVLQRIGLQKDVMGRLEYAIGSVIASAFMVLLFFSLYKFLPNRKIRWQYALLAAIVTSALFELAKALFTSYVGRFNPGSLYTGALTALVVIVMWVYYAAVIFILGGEVGRVYELRRVRRLQRETLEE; encoded by the coding sequence ATGCCCAACCAGCCGGTGTCTCTGCCCCGACGTTTTTGGGCGGCAACGAAGGATTACGCCAAGCGAATCTGGGACAACGCGGGCGAAGACAACATCTTCTTCCTCGCCGGCGGCATTGCGTTCAACATCCTGCTGGCCGCCGTCCCGTTCGTGCTGCTCCTGTTCTCGGGACTCGGCTATCTCCTCAACCAGTCCGAGGCGCAGTCGGCGGCGAATCTGTGGCGCTTCATCGATCAGCTCCTGCCGCCGCACAGCCAGAATGCCAACTCGCCAATCTACAAGATCATCAATGATGTGATCCGCGCACGGCGCTCGGTCGGCATCTACAGTCTGATCGGATTCGTGTGGTTCTCGACGCGACTGTTCGGCACGCTGCGCAGCGTGCTCGCCGACGTCTTCGACATCGAGCACGAGCGCAGCATCATCGCCGGGAAGGTGTTCGACATCGAGATCACCGTGGTGAGCACGATCCTCTTCGTGGCATACACGGCGGTGAACGCCTATCTGCGGCTCGCGACGACGCACGGCGTCGCCGTGCTGCAGCGGATCGGCTTGCAGAAGGACGTGATGGGCCGCCTCGAGTACGCGATCGGCTCGGTGATCGCATCGGCCTTCATGGTGCTGCTGTTCTTTTCTCTTTACAAGTTTCTGCCCAACCGAAAAATCCGATGGCAATACGCGCTGCTCGCTGCCATCGTGACGAGCGCGTTGTTCGAGCTCGCCAAGGCGTTGTTCACGTCGTACGTTGGGCGGTTCAATCCGGGCAGCTTGTACACGGGCGCGCTGACGGCCCTCGTCGTGATCGTGATGTGGGTCTATTATGCAGCGGTGATTTTCATCCTGGGCGGAGAAGTCGGCCGGGTGTACGAGCTGCGCCGCGTGCGGCGTCTCCAGCGCGAGACGCTCGAGGAGTAG